A window from Malania oleifera isolate guangnan ecotype guangnan chromosome 7, ASM2987363v1, whole genome shotgun sequence encodes these proteins:
- the LOC131160887 gene encoding uncharacterized protein LOC131160887, producing the protein MNPPTFSGGADPIVAKNWILEIEKTLTVLYYIDDQGVLYATYKLMGDVERWWTTVRLLEEQRPVPIAMTWSRFKKVVFDRYFPATVRIAKVDEFLNLMQGHLIVQQYVANFIELSCFAPYIVPNEAKKERKFERSLRQEIYKQVAVLKEEDFSKLADGATVVEVSRQRGTGIQS; encoded by the coding sequence atgaatcctccgacattctcggGGGGAGCTGACCCTATAGTTGCCAAAAATTGGATTCTAGAAATTGAGAAAACACTGACGGTGCTCTACTATATTGATGATCAGggggtcctctatgccacatatAAGTTGATGGGTGAtgtcgagaggtggtggacaacTGTGAGATTATTAGAGGAACAAAGACCCGTACCAATAGCCATGACTTGGAGCCGGTTCAAGAAGGTGGTCTTCGACCGATATTTCCCTGCCACTGTTAGAATAGCTAAGGTGGACGAATTCTTGAATTTGATGCAGGGGCATCTGATAGTCCAACAATACGTGGCAAATTTTATTGAGCTGTCGTGCTTTGCCCCATATATTGTCCCAAATGAGGCGAAGAAGGAAAGAAAGTTTGAGAGAAGCCTGAGGCAAGAAATCTATAAACAGGTGGCAGTTCTGAAGGAGGAGGATTTCTCAAAATTGGCCGACGGAGCTACTGTAGTAGAGGTGAGCAGGCAAAGGGGTACTGGGATACAGagctag